The DNA segment TTGGCCACTATTTTCAAATTAAAGGGCGTTAATTTCACTATATCGGCTGCTTGTGCAAGTGGAAGTCACTCCATTGGTATTGGCTATGTATTAATTAAACATGGTTTATCTGATGCAATCATTTGTGGAGGTGCCCAGGAATTAAACCTTCAAAGTATGGCAAGCTTTGACGGATTGGGTGCATTCAGTGCCCGTGAATCAGATCCTACAAAAGCCAGCAGGCCATTTGATAAAAACAGAGACGGTTTGGTTCCGAGCGGTGGAGCAGCTACTGTTATTTTGGAAAGTTTGGAGAATGCTTTAAAACGCGGAGCTCCAATTTTAGCTGAGGTTATTGGATATGGGTTTAGCTCCAATGCTGCACATATTTCCCAACCTACGGTTGAAGGCCCTGCTCGTAGCATCAGCATGGCTTTAAAGGAATCCGGTTTACAAGCAAAGGATTTGGATTACATAAACGCTCATGCCACCAGCACTCCAATTGGTGATGCACATGAGGCCCAAGCCATTTATTCGGTTATTGGTGACTTAAATATTCCGGTAAGCAGTACCAAAAGTATGACCGGACACGAATGTTGGATGGCAGGGGCAAGTGAAGTAGTTTACAGCATGTTAATGATGCAAAACGATTTTGTTGCACCTAATATCAATTTCGAAACACCGGATGAAAATTCTGCTAAACTCTTTATTGCTGATAAGACTTTGGAAAAGAACATTGATGTATTTTTGTCCAATTCTTTCGGCTTCGGAGGAACCAATAGCACTTTGATAGTTAAAAAGTATAAACCATAGGAACCATGTCTGAAACAACTACCTTAACCAACCAAGCAACCATTGAAAAGATTAATTCTATCTTCATAAATGAGTTTGAAGTGGATGCCAGTGATATATCACCGGACAAAAACTTAAAAGAAACCTTGGATCTGGATAGCCTTGATTATGTAGATTTGGTAGTACTGATTGATGACAATTTTGGATTTAAACCAAAAGGCGAAGATTTTACAACCATCGTGACTATCCAGGATTTCTATAATTTTGTAATTACCAATGCTAGAAAATAAACTTATCTAGATTAAATTAACAACTATAAATTTTTTACCTAATTTTATTATTTAAAAATAACCCAATTATACTAAAAGGAAATTCATTCTAAATTGAACTAAACTGGGCTTTCCATACCCGAAAAAAGCTATCTTATTTATTAATTTGATTGTTTCTGAAAATTAAGACAATCATTGTTTTTATTTTTAAAAAATACTCCCTATTTTTGCACCCCCAAAAATAACCACCTAAACCTAACACAAAAACCTAAAAATCAATGACAAAAGCTGACATTATCAACGAGATTTCCGAGAAAACCGGAGTTGAAAAAGTTGCAGTATCTGCTACCGTTGAAGCATTCATGAAAATTGTAAAAACTTCAATTACCACTGGTAACAATGTTTACTTACGTGGATTTGGAAGTTTTATAGTAAAAAAACGCGCCGCTAAGACTGGTCGTATTATTACCAAAAACCAAAGCATCGTTATTCCTGAACATTTTATTCCTGCTTTCCGTCCTGCAAAAACCTTTGTAGACAAAGTGAAGAAAAATCAGAAATCGAAATAATCAAGTATCGTTCTTTTTTTAATTAAGGTAATCTATGAATTCCAAAGGTTTGCAGTTAGGTGCAATTCTTTTCTGTGCTTTGGTTGCAGTAGGTTTTTACCTGCTTCCTAAAAAGGCTCCTGCTGGATTGGCAAAAAAAATGCCTATGGCCCAACTGGATACCTCTTTTTCCTTTTCGGATTTTGAAACAGAAGCCAGAAACAGCTTAGATAGCGGTTCTCTGGCGGCTTTAAATTCTTGGGAGACAAAAGGAGATACAGCCAGTTTAAAACAAGCCGCCGAATTTTGGGCTTCTGTTCAAAATGCCGGGATGTCGGGTTATTGCATTGAAAAAATTACCAGAATTGCACCAACGGTAGAAAACTGGTATAATGCCGGTTTTCGTTATCTAATTGCGGCTAGAACCACCGAAAAGGATGGACAAAAGCTTTTCTTCACCAAAAAGGCTATTTCCTCCTTTGAAAATGTTTTAGCAAAAGATTCCGGTAACCTAGAAGCCAAAGCTAATTTAGGTGTTTGTTTCGTTGAAGGTGCTCAACTACTAGGTAGTCCACCCATGCAAGGTGTTAAACTCTTGTTGGATGTGGTTGCTAAGGATCCAAACAATGTTACAGCCTTGGTTAATTTAGGATATTTTGCCTTGCAAAGCGGACAATTGGACAAAGCATTGGAACGATTCAATTACCTTGTTCAAATTAAGCCGGATTACCTCGATGCCTATATCTACCTTGCCAATGTTTATGAAAAGATGGGTAAGAAAGATGAAGCTATCAAAACAATCGAAATATTGAAATCGAAGACCAAAGATCCTGAATTCCAAGTTCAACTTCAGAACTACATTCAGGAAATTAAATCTTCATAAAATACTAATTCACTAATTGTTAAACCATTAATCCGAAAATCTCATGCCAAGCGGAAAAAAACGTAAACGTCATAAGATGTCTACCCATAAGCGCAAAAAGCGTCTAAGGAAAAACAGACATAAAAAGAAATAAGTAGGGTAATTCTTCCCTTTTAAATATGTTGTTACACTAAGGAACGACCTGTTCGTACCTTGGTGTAACTTCCTATTTAGTAATTTGTGTATTCTTTACATTCCATTACTAGTATTATAGTAGATTTAGCTAAAGCTATTTCAAAAATTTCAATGGTTTATGCCATTTCAATAACTGTATAGTCCAAAAACAATTCTTCATTTTTGGACCATAACAGCAAGAAATTCAAATAATTCTTAGTTTGGAATCTATTGGCAACTTTAGGCTGAATATCCTTCTTCCTTAATTTGACATATCCAGGATTTTGAAAAGAGATTGTATCAATGAATTATGAACTAGTCATTGACGCCTCCCAGAGTGAGGTAGTCATTGCCCTGCTTCGCGATAAGCAACTCATAGAAATGCATCGTGAAAAGGGAAATTCCGATTTTGCCGTCGGAGATATCTATTTGGGCCGGATCAAAAAAATTATGCCGGGCCTAAATGCTGCCTTTGTTGATGTAGGTTATGAAAAAGATGCCTTCCTGCATTACCTCGACCTTGGACCTCAGGTTCAAAGCCTTCTTAAATATATGAAGTTGGCTCAACAAGGTAAAATCAACCATAGCACCTTACAACATTTTAAACAAGAACCCGATATTATCAAAACAGGTAAAATTACCCAGGTACTGAATAATATCGCCATGATTCCGGTTCAAATTGCCAAAGAACCTATCTCGAATAAGGGTCCTCGAATATCTTCCGAAATTTCAATAGCCGGAAGGTATGTAGTTCTTGTCCCTTTTAGCGAAAGAGTATCTGTTTCTCAGAAAATTAAAACCAACGAGGAGCGCGATAGACTCAGGAAAATGGCTCAAGAAACCAAACCAAAGGGCTTCGGAGTTATTGTACGTACAGTTGCAGAAGGGAAAAGCATAGCTGAACTCGAAGCAGATATGAAAGAATTGGTTGCCAAATGGGATAGCCTTTTTCAAGAACTTAAAAAAGCTCAGCCTCCGGTAAAATTGATCGGAGAAATAAATAAGAAACTTGCCATCCTGCGCGATATACTCAATGACACTTTTCAGGCTATTCACGTAAATAATGCCGAAATTGCCGATGAAATTCAGAATTACCTGAAGAATAAATCCACCGGATTGGAAGGAATAGTGAAGCTTTATAAAGGCAAGGCACCCATTTTTGACCATTTTGGCGTTGATAGACAAATTAAAGCGGCATTTGGAAAAACCGTCACGTTCAAAAATGGTGGTTATCTGATATTAGAGCATACCGAGGCAATGCATGTAATTGATGTAAATAGCGGTAACCGTTCTTCAGAAAACAATCAGGAAGCTAATGCATTGGAAACCAATCTGGAAGCAGCCAAAGAAATAGCACGCCAGCTTCGATTGCGTGATATGGGTGGAATCATCGTGATTGATTTCATTGATATGCACAACCAAGAACATAAAAACCAACTTTATCAAGTATTGAAAGATGAGATGAAGACCGATAAGGCCAAGCATAACATTCTTCCTCCATCAAAATTCGGTTTGGTTCAGTTAACCCGCCAAAGGGTACGACCTGAAACAAATATCAAAGTGCTTGAAAAATGCCCTACTTGCAACGGAAGTGGTGAAATTGGACCAACCATTTTGGTAACAGACGAAATTGAAAACAACATCCGCTTCATCCTAAAGGAGCAAAATGAGAAAAATATTACCCTGGCGGTTCATCCATTTGTGGGATCTTATCTGCAACATGGACTTCCTTCAACTCAAATGCGTTGGTGGTGGAAGTATGGATCTTGGGTGAAAATTAACTCCATCTCTTCTCTTAACTTCCTTGAATATCAATTCTATAACAAAGTTGGAGAGGAAATAACCGTTTAATTTTTCACCGGAAAGCCCTTGATCAATCTGGATTCAGGGGCTTTTTTCAAAGGCAAAATTCCATACCTTTTAAAGCATCTTATTTATTTAATTAATAGAATTTGGCGGGCCCCCTCCGCCCAAACCTATTTTTAAACAACTACAAAGGTCAGGAAGTGGGCGTTCGGGTCACGCTTTCAGCTGTAGTCCAAGTTCACTTTGCTAATCGCTGCGTGAACTTGGAGCTACTTGCTTCAATCGTTGCCCGAGGTGCAAACCCAGGCTGTAATGCTAACCAATCAAACTTATCAAACCTGAATTGACTGAATTTAATTGCCAATGAAAGAAAAAATGGCCAATGCAATTCTCATTAATTCACTAAACTTTGACTGGCAAATTACTTTGAACGAAGGACGTCAGGTTGGGGTTTAGTTCGGGCAGGGATAGCAACGGAAAGCCCACAGCCCGAACCCTTTCGGGCGAGGACTTGAAGTGAATAGCCCGGCGATTTTGCCTTTTGCAACTTGTAGTTTAACCGAAATGCCTGGGGGCAAAAGCGGCCCGCCCCTAAAATAAACTACAAATTAGGAACAAGTGAAGAAATAGCCTGGAACAATTTCAATTCCCTATTAGATTGAGGATAATGCGTAATAATTCGTTCACGAGCCTTTTCAGACAAGGAGTTTAAGTCGGCATGAAGGGCCAATTTTACCAAATCAACCAATTTATTGATATCGCGAATTTCTAGAATAAATCCAGTATCACCAATGATTTCAGGCATAGAAGAAACATTAGAAACAATTGGCACACAACCAGATGCCATAGCTTCTGATAAAGAATTTGGAAAACCTTCGGATATGGAGAATTGCAAATAAAACAAAGATTCTTGGTAAAATTTACCAATTTCATGGTTTGGCACCAAAGGAATACGTTTTAAGTTGGCAGGATCATTACTGGTATTGGTTTGCCGGGATGCTCCAATTAGAACAAACTCATAATCAGGAAAGTATCTTGCAAGTTGTTCCACCAAATCTACACCTTTAAGTTTGGCTCGGTTGGCGTCTTCCATGTAACCTGCAACAGTTAGAAATTGCTTTTTCCGAGGCCCGTTTGGTTTCCATTGTTCGGGGTCGTAGCCATTTTCTACAGGAAAAACCGGGGTATTAAGTTGAGGGAAAAAATTGAAAACCCCTTGCAATTTGTTGTCTTCCAAATAGTAAGTGTTTTCATAAGCCATTAATTTTTCATGAACCGGACAAAGCAAATTAGCCAAAAAATAACTTTTACCAATAAACCATTTCAAAAGACCATTTCGAAGATTTCCGTAGCTTAAAGTCGGGTAAGCCACACAATCACTTCCGCAACAAATGATAATATGAGGAACTTTAAAAATCTTTCCTAGAAGGCCGGGCAAAAAGGAGTGATAACCGCCGAATTGCGAAATACAAACTGAAAAGCTTGAGAGATTAAATAAAAGAAAAGTAAATTGTTTAAAAAAAACCCAAGGAAGGAGCAATTTACTAGACGCATTAAATTGAAATTCAATCACATCGAATTGTCTAGAAAGAATTCTAATATCCTTTTCGATAAAGGA comes from the Bacteroidia bacterium genome and includes:
- a CDS encoding beta-ketoacyl-[acyl-carrier-protein] synthase family protein → MENRVVITGIGIYSTIGTDLEKVRHSLFNGISGIGFEQARKEFGFRSALTGVIDKPQLKGILDRRTRIMLPEQGEYAYLATAEALKNAQMDQDYLDSHIVGILYGNDSSSGPVIESNDIVREKKDTQLLGSGYIFQSMNSTVTMNLATIFKLKGVNFTISAACASGSHSIGIGYVLIKHGLSDAIICGGAQELNLQSMASFDGLGAFSARESDPTKASRPFDKNRDGLVPSGGAATVILESLENALKRGAPILAEVIGYGFSSNAAHISQPTVEGPARSISMALKESGLQAKDLDYINAHATSTPIGDAHEAQAIYSVIGDLNIPVSSTKSMTGHECWMAGASEVVYSMLMMQNDFVAPNINFETPDENSAKLFIADKTLEKNIDVFLSNSFGFGGTNSTLIVKKYKP
- a CDS encoding acyl carrier protein; amino-acid sequence: MSETTTLTNQATIEKINSIFINEFEVDASDISPDKNLKETLDLDSLDYVDLVVLIDDNFGFKPKGEDFTTIVTIQDFYNFVITNARK
- a CDS encoding integration host factor subunit beta, which encodes MTKADIINEISEKTGVEKVAVSATVEAFMKIVKTSITTGNNVYLRGFGSFIVKKRAAKTGRIITKNQSIVIPEHFIPAFRPAKTFVDKVKKNQKSK
- a CDS encoding tetratricopeptide repeat protein; the encoded protein is MNSKGLQLGAILFCALVAVGFYLLPKKAPAGLAKKMPMAQLDTSFSFSDFETEARNSLDSGSLAALNSWETKGDTASLKQAAEFWASVQNAGMSGYCIEKITRIAPTVENWYNAGFRYLIAARTTEKDGQKLFFTKKAISSFENVLAKDSGNLEAKANLGVCFVEGAQLLGSPPMQGVKLLLDVVAKDPNNVTALVNLGYFALQSGQLDKALERFNYLVQIKPDYLDAYIYLANVYEKMGKKDEAIKTIEILKSKTKDPEFQVQLQNYIQEIKSS
- a CDS encoding ribonuclease E/G, whose translation is MNYELVIDASQSEVVIALLRDKQLIEMHREKGNSDFAVGDIYLGRIKKIMPGLNAAFVDVGYEKDAFLHYLDLGPQVQSLLKYMKLAQQGKINHSTLQHFKQEPDIIKTGKITQVLNNIAMIPVQIAKEPISNKGPRISSEISIAGRYVVLVPFSERVSVSQKIKTNEERDRLRKMAQETKPKGFGVIVRTVAEGKSIAELEADMKELVAKWDSLFQELKKAQPPVKLIGEINKKLAILRDILNDTFQAIHVNNAEIADEIQNYLKNKSTGLEGIVKLYKGKAPIFDHFGVDRQIKAAFGKTVTFKNGGYLILEHTEAMHVIDVNSGNRSSENNQEANALETNLEAAKEIARQLRLRDMGGIIVIDFIDMHNQEHKNQLYQVLKDEMKTDKAKHNILPPSKFGLVQLTRQRVRPETNIKVLEKCPTCNGSGEIGPTILVTDEIENNIRFILKEQNEKNITLAVHPFVGSYLQHGLPSTQMRWWWKYGSWVKINSISSLNFLEYQFYNKVGEEITV
- a CDS encoding glycosyltransferase family 4 protein, which produces MNYKKPKLLMFFIKRASFIEKDIRILSRQFDVIEFQFNASSKLLLPWVFFKQFTFLLFNLSSFSVCISQFGGYHSFLPGLLGKIFKVPHIIICCGSDCVAYPTLSYGNLRNGLLKWFIGKSYFLANLLCPVHEKLMAYENTYYLEDNKLQGVFNFFPQLNTPVFPVENGYDPEQWKPNGPRKKQFLTVAGYMEDANRAKLKGVDLVEQLARYFPDYEFVLIGASRQTNTSNDPANLKRIPLVPNHEIGKFYQESLFYLQFSISEGFPNSLSEAMASGCVPIVSNVSSMPEIIGDTGFILEIRDINKLVDLVKLALHADLNSLSEKARERIITHYPQSNRELKLFQAISSLVPNL